From the genome of Agromyces intestinalis:
CGGCGGCCAGGCCGATCGCCGCGAACAGGTAGGTGATCGCGAAGATGTACAGCGCGATGAGCCCGATCGCGGCGAGCCACTCGCCGAAGCCGGCGGTCGGGCGGAAGCCGACGAGCAGCGCCACGACGATCACGACGGCGGTGGCGAGCAGGTTGCGCGCGAGGCTCGCGACGACGTGTCCGGTGAGCACCGACCCCGCGCGCAGCGGCATCGTGCGGAACCGGTCGATGATGCCGGTCGACATGTCGCGCGCGACGTACACGGCCGTCGAGCTCGCGCCGAACCCCGCGCAGAGCAGGATGATGCCGGGCACGACGTAGTCGACGTAGCCGCCCGACGGGTCGAGGGCTCCGCCGAACACGAACGTGAACAGCAGCATGAGCATGGTCGGCAGCAGGATGGCCATGAGCAGCGCCTCGCCGTCGCGGAGCGAGTGCAGCAGGCTGCGGTGGATGAAGACCGACTCGGCGGTCAGCGCGCGCGGGCGCGGGCGGGCCGCGGGAGGCGCGGCGGCGGATGCGGCGGCCGGATGCGTCGCGGCCGGTGCGATCGTGGTCATGGTCAGCCCTTCGTTTCGATGAGGCGATGGTCTGCGCGGCTTCGGTCTGCGCTGCGCCCGGCGCCCGTGATGGTGAGGAAGACGTCGTCGAGGCTCGGGCGGCGGATCGCGACGTGCGATCCGGTGCGACCGGATGCCTCGAGACCATCGAGTTCGTCCATGGCCGCGCGCAGCCCGTGCACGCTGCCGTCGGTCGGCAGCTCGGCGAGCAATTCGTCGTCGGCGCCGCGCAGCTCGACCACGTCGCCGCCGACCGTCGACTTGAGCTCGGCGGCGGTGCCCTCGGCCACGATGCGGCCGCCGTCGAGCACCGCGATGCGGTTCGCGAGCCGATCCGCCTCCTCGAGGTACTGCGTGGTGAGGAAGACCGTGGTGCCCGCAGCGGCGATCTCGCCGATGATGCGCCAGAGCTCGAGCCGGCTGTGCGGGTCGAGGCCGGTTGTGGGCTCGTCGAGGAACAGCACGGGTGTCGCCACCACGAGGCTGAGCGCGAGGTCGAGCCGGCGCCGCATGCCGCCCGAGTACGTCGACACGCGCTTGCCGGCCGCGTCGACGAGCTCGAAGCGGTCGAGCAGGTCGTCGGCGCGCCGCCCGGCCGCGCGCCGACCGAGCCCCGAGAGCCGGCCGAGCATCACGAGGTTCTCGCGGCCCGTGAGCGCTTCGTCGACGGCAGCCGACTGACCGGTCAGGCTGATGCGCGCTCGCACGCCGTCGGGGTCGCGCACCACGTCGCAGCCGGCGACCGACGCGGCGCCCCGGTCGGGCCGTACGAGCGTCGTGAGGATGTTGATGGTCGTGGTCTTGCCCGAGCCGTTCGGCCCGAGCAGGGCGAACACGCTGCCTTCGGCGACGGCGAGGTCGAGTCCGTCGAGGACCTCGGCCGTGCCGAACCGCTTGCCGAGGCCGCGCGCGTCGATCGCGAGGGTCATGGTCGCGCCTTTCTCGTGTAGGTCGTAAACTGTATATGGCATCCACACACGGTTTAAGTAATACACAGTTCTAGGATGGATGCAACACCGTATGCCGACCGCACCGAGAGGACCCGGATGAGCGCCGACTCCCCCGCCGACCGTGCCGGCGTCCGCACCGGCGCGCGCAGCGAACCCGCCGCCGAGCTGGAGCTGCCGCGCGGCGTCGCCCTCGCCTGGGGCGTCGCCGCCAACCCGCAGCGCGGGCCCAAGCGCGAGATGAGCCTCGAGCGCATCGTCGACGCCGCCGTCGAGATCGCCGATGCCGAAGGGCTCGCCGCCGTGTCGATGAGCCGCGTCGCCCAGGCCCTCGGCTACACCACGATGTCGCTCTACCGCTACGTGACCGCGAAAGACGACCTCATCACCCTCATGCAGGAGTACGGCACCGCCCTGCCCCCCGAGCCCGACCCCGACCTGGCGCCCGACGACTGGCGCGGGCGCATCCGCCATGTCGCGCGCGCGCAGCTCGCCCAGTCGTCGGCGCACCCGTGGCTGCTCGACATCCCCATCGAGGGCACCCCGGTGACCCCCAACAACCTCGCCTGGATGGACGCGATGCTCGAGACCCTCGCCGCCCTGCCGGTGACGGAAGACGAGCGCGTCGCGATCATGCTGCTCATCACCGGCCAGGTGCGCTGGCAGGGCGTCATCGAACGCTCCTACCGCGACGCCGCCGGTGCCGCAGGCGTCGACCCGCAGCAGATCGACGACGCGCGCGACTCGATTCTCGACGCGCTGGTCACGGCCGACGAGTTCCCGTCGCTGCGCCGCGCCGTCGACGCCGGCGTGTTCCGCCACGGCGACGACCCGCTCGCCTTCGGTTTCGAGCGGGTGCTCGACGGCATCGCCGAGTACGTGTCGACGCACCGCGACGGCACCCCCGCCCCGCCGCCGCTGTCCGAACCCGACGCCGACGTCGCCGACGACCGCAACGTGCGCGAGGCGCGCAAGGCGATCCGCGAGGCCGAGAAGCGGCTGCGCGACGCCCGAAAGGTCGAGCGGCAGGCGATCCGCGCAGCGCGTGCGAAGCGGCGGGCGACGGGCGAGTAGGGCTGCCGGGCAGCACGCGCACCCGTCGCGTGCACCGGTCGCGTGCACCGGTCGCGCGCTGGGCGGCGGCGCGCGCCGGCTCAGCGCAGCGCGGTCGTGGCGCGGTCGCGACCTGTCAGATCGCGGTGATGCGCGACCGCGCGCCACCCGTCGGCGCGCAGCAGGTCGGCGATCGGCGCCGACTGGTGCTCGGCGTGCTCGATCACGAGCACCCCGCCGGGCCGGGCGAGCACGAACGCGCGGCGCGACAGCACCCGGATCACGTCCAGCCCGTCTTCGCCGCCGTACAGCGCGACCGCCGGGTCGAACCGGTGCACCTCGGGGTCGGCCGGCACCATCGCGGCAGGCACGTACGGCGGATTCGAGACCACGACCGACACCGCGCCGTCGAGCTCGGGCAGCGCGTCTGCCAGGTCGCCCTCGACGAGCTCGAGGCCCGGCGCGCCGACCCGCTCGACGTTGCGACGCGCCCACGCCAGCGCCTCGGGCGAGAGCTCGACGCCGAACACCCGCGCGTGCGGCACCTCGGTGGCCAGGGCGAGCGCGATCGCGCCGCTGCCGGTGCCGAGATCGACCGCGACCGGTTCGGGTTCGGGCACCGCGCGCAGCGCGTCGATCGCCAGCTGGGCCACGAGCTCGGTCTCGGGGCGCGGTACCAGCACGCCCGGCCCCACGAGCAGCTCGAGCGAGCGGAACGGCGCCCGCCCCGTCACATGCTGCAGAGGTTCGCGCGCCGCGCGACGCGCGACGAGGGCGGCGAGCTCCGCAGCATCCACCGCATCGATGACCGCGCCCAGCACGACCTTCGCCTGCACTCCCCCACGGGACAGATCGAGCACATGCGCGGCGAGCAACTCGGCATCGACGTCGGGATCGGGCACGCCCGCCTCGCGCAACCGGTCGGATGCCTCGACCAGCGCCGTGCGCAGCGGGATCCCCTCGCCGCGACGCGGGCCCGCGACATCCGATGCATTCACGAAATGGAATGTAACGCACAGTCGACCAGCTCCGCCGTCGCTCCTAGGCTGAGACCACTTGCACGCTCCGACCCGAGGAGGGGTCCCGCTCATGGCGCAGATCTTCGACGACATCACCCGAGCGTTCGGCCGAACGCCGCTCGTGCGGCTCAACCGTCTCACCGAGGGGGCCGGCGCGACCGTGCTGGCCAAGCTCGAGTTCTACAACCCGACCGCGAGCGTGAAGGACCGCCTCGGCGTCGGCATCGTCGACGCCGCAGAAGCATCCGGCGCGCTGCAGCCCGGCGGCACCATCGTCGAGGGCACGAGCGGCAACACCGGCATCGCGCTCGCCGCCATCGGCGCCGCGCGCGGCTACAAGGTCATCCTCGCAATGCCCGAGACCATGTCGGCCGAGCGCAAGTCCCTGCTGAAGGCCTACGGCGCCGAGCTCGTGCTCACCCCCGGCTCCGAGGGCATGAAGGGCGCGGTCGCGCGCGCCGAGCAGATCGCGGCCGAGACCCCCGGCGCCATCCTCGCCCGCCAGTTCGAGAACCAGGCGAACGTCGAGATCCACCGCCGCACCACCGCGGAAGAGGTCTGGAACGACACCGACGGCGGCGTCGACATCTTCGTGTCGGGCATCGGCACCGGCGGCACGCTCACCGGCACCGGCCAGGTGCTGAAGGAGCGCAAGCCCGGTGTGCAGGTCGTCGGCGTCGAGCCGGCCGAATCGCCGATCCTGAACGGCGGCGCACCCGGCCCCCACAAGATCCAGGGCATCGGCGCGAACTTCGTCCCCGAGATCCTCGACCGCGACGTCTACGACGAGATCATCGACGTGAACATCGACCAGGCCGTCGCCACCGCCCGCCGACTCGGCCGAGAAGAGGGCATCCTCGGCGGCATCTCGTCGGGTGCGACGGTGTACGCGGCGCTCGAGCTCGCGAAGCGTCCCGAGAACGCCGGCAAGACGATCGTCGTCATCGTCGCCAGCTACGGCGAGCGGTACCTCTCCACGGTGCTGTACGAAGGCCTCCTCGGCTGATCGTCCGATGAGTTGATCGTCTGATTGACTGGTCGGGTGCCGATTCTCACCCGCCTGAAGGAAGACCTCGCGACCGCACGCGCGCACGATCCTGCCGCGCGCAGCGGACTCGAGGTCTTCCTCGCGTATTCGGGGTTGCACGCGATCTGGACGTACCGGCTGACGCACCGGCTCTGGCGGGCGGGGTTCCGGCTGCCCGCACGGCTGATCTCGCAGGTCGCTCGGTTCCTGACGGGCATCGAGATCCACCCCGG
Proteins encoded in this window:
- a CDS encoding ABC transporter permease, giving the protein MTTIAPAATHPAAASAAAPPAARPRPRALTAESVFIHRSLLHSLRDGEALLMAILLPTMLMLLFTFVFGGALDPSGGYVDYVVPGIILLCAGFGASSTAVYVARDMSTGIIDRFRTMPLRAGSVLTGHVVASLARNLLATAVVIVVALLVGFRPTAGFGEWLAAIGLIALYIFAITYLFAAIGLAAGSPDAASGYGFILLFLPYLSSAFVPVETLPGWLQWVAEHQPITPIIEAIRGFLMGTPMGDSLWWALGWCALIIAFSAWWGAWLFRRKAGRR
- the prmC gene encoding peptide chain release factor N(5)-glutamine methyltransferase, which gives rise to MNASDVAGPRRGEGIPLRTALVEASDRLREAGVPDPDVDAELLAAHVLDLSRGGVQAKVVLGAVIDAVDAAELAALVARRAAREPLQHVTGRAPFRSLELLVGPGVLVPRPETELVAQLAIDALRAVPEPEPVAVDLGTGSGAIALALATEVPHARVFGVELSPEALAWARRNVERVGAPGLELVEGDLADALPELDGAVSVVVSNPPYVPAAMVPADPEVHRFDPAVALYGGEDGLDVIRVLSRRAFVLARPGGVLVIEHAEHQSAPIADLLRADGWRAVAHHRDLTGRDRATTALR
- a CDS encoding ATP-binding cassette domain-containing protein, producing MTLAIDARGLGKRFGTAEVLDGLDLAVAEGSVFALLGPNGSGKTTTINILTTLVRPDRGAASVAGCDVVRDPDGVRARISLTGQSAAVDEALTGRENLVMLGRLSGLGRRAAGRRADDLLDRFELVDAAGKRVSTYSGGMRRRLDLALSLVVATPVLFLDEPTTGLDPHSRLELWRIIGEIAAAGTTVFLTTQYLEEADRLANRIAVLDGGRIVAEGTAAELKSTVGGDVVELRGADDELLAELPTDGSVHGLRAAMDELDGLEASGRTGSHVAIRRPSLDDVFLTITGAGRSADRSRADHRLIETKG
- a CDS encoding TetR/AcrR family transcriptional regulator — its product is MSADSPADRAGVRTGARSEPAAELELPRGVALAWGVAANPQRGPKREMSLERIVDAAVEIADAEGLAAVSMSRVAQALGYTTMSLYRYVTAKDDLITLMQEYGTALPPEPDPDLAPDDWRGRIRHVARAQLAQSSAHPWLLDIPIEGTPVTPNNLAWMDAMLETLAALPVTEDERVAIMLLITGQVRWQGVIERSYRDAAGAAGVDPQQIDDARDSILDALVTADEFPSLRRAVDAGVFRHGDDPLAFGFERVLDGIAEYVSTHRDGTPAPPPLSEPDADVADDRNVREARKAIREAEKRLRDARKVERQAIRAARAKRRATGE
- the cysK gene encoding cysteine synthase A is translated as MAQIFDDITRAFGRTPLVRLNRLTEGAGATVLAKLEFYNPTASVKDRLGVGIVDAAEASGALQPGGTIVEGTSGNTGIALAAIGAARGYKVILAMPETMSAERKSLLKAYGAELVLTPGSEGMKGAVARAEQIAAETPGAILARQFENQANVEIHRRTTAEEVWNDTDGGVDIFVSGIGTGGTLTGTGQVLKERKPGVQVVGVEPAESPILNGGAPGPHKIQGIGANFVPEILDRDVYDEIIDVNIDQAVATARRLGREEGILGGISSGATVYAALELAKRPENAGKTIVVIVASYGERYLSTVLYEGLLG